The following proteins are co-located in the Noviherbaspirillum sp. UKPF54 genome:
- a CDS encoding bifunctional aminoglycoside phosphotransferase/ATP-binding protein, with product MSEGADLERQRILVAALAAALEREHGRVERFETHISWVLVAGEFAYKFKKALRFDFLDFSTLDARHFYCREEVRLNSRLAPEIYLGVLAVGGTAQHPLLGQGEAIEYCVRMRAFPQDALWASRLRRQLLTGEEVDDLALRVGQFHLAAARAPVVTPWGDTAQLRQVAHDNLAQIAASIPGAAPEIQAWVPQQLLRLDALFAMRKRAGYVREGHGDLHGGNIVTLDGKAQAFDCIEFNEDLRWIDVINDIAFVYMDLRFQGCEGLAARCLNRYLETTGDYEGVRLLRYYQVQRALVRSKIALLYAAQPGISRREAQMHEREGFAYLEYAAREISTAPAAIMITHGFSGSGKSVFARHVVECAGALQLRSDVERKRLHGDTCSGQEQPLAAGLYAEDATRRTYARLLALTRVLAEEGVPVVVDAAFLKQEQRAGFMTLADELNVPFFIVDLRASEATMRARVALRKAQGEDASDAGVEVLLHQLGHHDPLSDVELQHTVPVDAESGLDLCGVQALCERIALGRRR from the coding sequence ATGAGCGAGGGCGCGGATCTGGAGCGGCAGCGCATCCTGGTGGCGGCGCTGGCCGCTGCGCTCGAACGCGAGCACGGACGCGTCGAGCGCTTCGAGACGCATATCTCCTGGGTGCTGGTGGCCGGGGAATTCGCGTACAAGTTCAAGAAGGCGCTGCGCTTCGACTTTCTCGATTTTTCGACGCTGGACGCGCGCCACTTCTACTGCCGGGAAGAAGTCCGGCTCAACAGCCGGCTGGCGCCGGAGATTTACCTCGGCGTGCTCGCCGTCGGCGGCACGGCGCAGCATCCGCTTCTCGGCCAAGGCGAGGCGATCGAATATTGCGTCCGGATGCGCGCTTTTCCGCAGGATGCGCTATGGGCCTCGCGCCTGCGGCGCCAGCTCCTGACGGGAGAGGAAGTCGACGATCTCGCGTTGCGCGTCGGGCAATTTCACCTCGCTGCCGCGCGCGCGCCAGTCGTGACGCCATGGGGCGACACGGCGCAGCTTCGGCAAGTCGCGCACGACAACCTGGCGCAGATCGCCGCGTCGATACCCGGAGCGGCGCCCGAGATCCAGGCCTGGGTGCCGCAGCAACTGCTGCGCCTGGATGCGCTGTTTGCCATGCGCAAGCGCGCCGGATACGTCAGGGAAGGGCACGGCGACCTGCATGGCGGGAATATCGTCACGCTCGATGGCAAGGCACAGGCGTTCGACTGCATCGAATTTAACGAAGACCTGCGCTGGATCGACGTCATCAACGACATCGCTTTCGTCTACATGGACTTGCGTTTCCAGGGATGCGAAGGTCTGGCGGCACGCTGCCTGAATCGCTACCTGGAAACCACCGGCGATTACGAAGGCGTGCGCCTGCTACGCTACTACCAAGTGCAGCGTGCACTGGTGCGCAGCAAGATTGCGCTGCTGTACGCGGCGCAGCCGGGCATTTCCCGCCGGGAAGCACAGATGCACGAACGCGAAGGATTTGCCTACCTGGAATACGCGGCGCGGGAGATTTCCACCGCTCCAGCCGCCATCATGATCACGCACGGTTTTTCAGGTAGCGGCAAGTCGGTGTTTGCGCGCCATGTCGTCGAGTGCGCCGGCGCGCTGCAGTTGCGTTCGGACGTGGAGCGCAAGCGCCTGCATGGCGATACGTGCTCGGGACAGGAGCAGCCGCTTGCGGCCGGCCTGTACGCCGAGGATGCGACCCGGCGCACCTATGCGCGTCTGCTGGCGCTGACGCGCGTGCTGGCGGAAGAGGGGGTGCCGGTGGTGGTCGATGCGGCTTTCCTGAAGCAGGAGCAGCGCGCCGGTTTCATGACGCTGGCCGACGAGCTGAACGTGCCGTTCTTCATCGTGGACCTTCGCGCAAGCGAGGCGACCATGCGCGCGCGCGTGGCGCTGCGCAAGGCGCAGGGCGAAGACGCGTCGGATGCGGGAGTCGAGGTCTTGCTGCATCAGCTGGGCCACCACGATCCCCTGTCGGACGTCGAATTGCAGCACACCGTTCCAGTCGATGCCGAATCGGGCCTCGACCTGTGCGGCGTACAGGCGCTGTGCGAGCGCATCGCCTTAGGCCGGCGACGCTGA
- a CDS encoding glycosyltransferase, protein MLRLAIVSNELPPYRVPLFRRLAQMPDVVPHVIFCTQREPNRQWELPPLEFDHTFLSEQFVTIRGRYIHYTPGVVRRLAAVAPDVIITGGFNPTHLYAFGYAMMKGIPHVAMTDGTYASEQSLSRLHKAVRRFVYGRTSVFVSASMGGQRLYESYGIPADRCFRSCLCVDNDAFSPVGKREEKRFDFLFCGRMEAVKNPFFALNVAQETARRLQRRVSILFVGAGSEEEKLRSAAQRRSEFIDAEFNGFAAHDSLPSLYRSARIFLFPTLWDPWGVVANEACASGLPVLVTPDAGVAGELVRDGENGFICDLNVNQWAKRATMLLSNQNVWDNFSARSLWLVREYSYENAANGILEACRQALLPMAGGKLRKPI, encoded by the coding sequence ATGCTTAGACTTGCCATCGTATCCAATGAACTGCCGCCTTACCGCGTACCCTTATTCCGACGTCTTGCGCAGATGCCTGACGTCGTGCCGCATGTCATCTTCTGCACCCAGCGCGAACCGAACCGGCAGTGGGAACTGCCGCCGCTGGAATTCGACCACACCTTTCTCAGCGAGCAGTTCGTCACGATCCGCGGCCGCTACATCCACTACACGCCGGGCGTCGTTCGCCGCCTGGCGGCGGTTGCGCCGGACGTCATCATCACCGGCGGCTTCAATCCGACCCATCTGTACGCATTCGGCTATGCCATGATGAAAGGCATACCGCATGTCGCCATGACCGACGGCACCTATGCATCGGAACAGTCGCTCAGCCGGCTGCACAAGGCCGTGCGCCGCTTCGTGTACGGACGCACCAGCGTCTTCGTTTCCGCCAGCATGGGGGGGCAGCGCCTGTACGAGAGCTACGGCATCCCGGCCGACCGCTGCTTCCGCTCCTGCCTGTGCGTGGACAACGACGCATTCTCGCCAGTCGGGAAGCGGGAAGAAAAGCGCTTCGATTTTCTCTTCTGCGGGCGCATGGAAGCGGTGAAAAACCCCTTCTTCGCGCTCAACGTCGCACAGGAAACCGCGCGCCGGTTGCAGCGCCGAGTGAGCATCCTGTTTGTCGGCGCCGGCAGCGAGGAAGAAAAGCTGCGCAGCGCCGCACAGCGCCGCTCCGAGTTCATCGACGCCGAGTTCAACGGTTTTGCCGCCCACGACAGCCTGCCGTCGCTGTACCGCTCGGCGCGCATCTTCCTGTTCCCGACCTTGTGGGATCCGTGGGGCGTCGTGGCCAACGAGGCATGCGCGTCCGGCCTGCCGGTGCTGGTCACTCCCGACGCGGGAGTCGCCGGCGAACTGGTGCGCGACGGAGAAAACGGGTTCATCTGCGATTTGAACGTCAACCAGTGGGCCAAGCGCGCGACCATGTTGCTCAGCAATCAGAACGTGTGGGACAACTTTTCCGCGCGCAGCCTGTGGCTGGTCAGGGAATACAGCTACGAAAACGCAGCCAACGGCATACTCGAAGCGTGCCGGCAGGCGCTGTTGCCGATGGCGGGAGGCAAGCTGCGCAAGCCGATCTGA
- a CDS encoding 2OG-Fe(II) oxygenase, which yields MTTLSALASLPQEWQLWINQNLARACTPRSMAEVMTRDGRFDQRLAHAAIEEARRARFPDMPGLQARPEVNTSANTITTPDRTVNVLLTLKAPRIVLLGNVLSDEECDALVAYSEQRMLRSPVVGDAEGKNEIHAYRTSRGAMLQRGESELVGRIEARLAALTRWPAERGEGLQVLRYESGNEYRPHYDWFDPGLPGPRKHLERGGQRVATIVMYLSDVERGGATSFPNIGLEVQPKKGCAVFFANVDAYGTPDQQTLHAGEPVVAGRKVIATKWLRERAYV from the coding sequence ATGACGACGCTGTCCGCCCTCGCTTCCTTGCCTCAGGAATGGCAACTCTGGATCAACCAGAACCTCGCGCGCGCCTGCACCCCGCGCAGCATGGCTGAAGTCATGACGCGCGACGGCAGGTTCGACCAGCGGCTGGCGCATGCAGCCATCGAGGAAGCCAGGCGCGCTCGCTTCCCTGACATGCCGGGTTTGCAAGCCAGGCCGGAAGTGAACACTTCGGCCAACACCATCACCACGCCGGACCGGACCGTGAACGTCCTGCTCACGCTGAAGGCGCCGCGCATCGTCTTGCTCGGCAATGTCCTGAGCGACGAGGAGTGCGACGCGCTGGTCGCCTACAGCGAGCAGCGCATGCTGCGCTCGCCGGTCGTGGGCGACGCCGAAGGCAAGAATGAAATCCATGCCTACCGCACCAGCCGCGGCGCCATGCTGCAGCGGGGCGAAAGCGAGCTGGTCGGGCGCATCGAGGCGCGGCTGGCGGCGCTTACGCGCTGGCCGGCCGAGCGCGGCGAGGGCTTGCAGGTGCTGCGTTACGAATCCGGCAACGAATACCGGCCGCACTACGACTGGTTCGACCCCGGCCTGCCGGGACCGCGCAAGCACCTGGAACGCGGCGGCCAGCGGGTTGCGACCATCGTCATGTACCTGAGCGATGTGGAGCGGGGCGGCGCCACCTCGTTTCCGAACATCGGGCTGGAGGTGCAGCCGAAAAAGGGATGCGCCGTATTTTTTGCCAACGTTGATGCCTACGGCACGCCGGATCAGCAAACCCTCCATGCCGGCGAACCGGTCGTTGCCGGACGCAAAGTGATCGCAACCAAGTGGCTGCGCGAGCGCGCTTACGTCTAA
- a CDS encoding GNAT family N-acetyltransferase, with translation MMRHPEAASAFRFVPPHEAVKEGLTEEFHPDHIPSFAEPELKRLYGSIFSSLEHFRIYGGTERISTYVARREGKVVSLMLFRIERRTAHVLNEFIRLGQREIVRFTDTVFAAYPALRAVSFNAVELQLERLPYPTQRFNCTEDIALTLPATPEAYLARLGKATRKNIKHHLSRLKRHHPTLRLEVCETGSINASEVNDIIALNHMRMAGKQKTSYLDDAESQRLLQLAKTCGMVALMRIDGRICAGAICARVGDNYFSYVTAHDPAYDDYRLGTLCCYLTICEAIARGGREFHLLWGRYQYKYLLDGVQRDLDHLDIYRSRADYLLHGATILANAWHAWQRRAKSWLLDPRRQDRPALRAAITWLRHKHRLPQGG, from the coding sequence ATGATGAGACACCCAGAGGCGGCCTCTGCCTTCCGGTTCGTCCCGCCGCATGAAGCAGTAAAGGAAGGGCTCACGGAGGAATTCCATCCGGACCATATTCCTTCCTTTGCCGAACCCGAACTGAAACGCCTATACGGCAGCATCTTTTCGTCGCTTGAACATTTCCGCATCTATGGCGGCACGGAACGGATCAGCACCTATGTCGCGCGTCGCGAAGGCAAGGTGGTCAGCCTCATGCTGTTCCGTATCGAACGGCGCACCGCCCACGTGCTCAACGAATTCATCCGGCTCGGACAGCGCGAGATCGTCCGCTTCACCGACACCGTCTTTGCGGCCTACCCGGCACTGCGCGCCGTAAGCTTCAACGCGGTCGAGCTGCAGCTGGAACGGCTGCCGTATCCCACACAACGCTTCAACTGCACCGAAGACATCGCGCTGACGCTGCCGGCCACGCCGGAGGCCTATCTCGCGCGTCTGGGCAAGGCGACGCGCAAGAACATCAAGCACCACCTTAGCCGCCTGAAGCGGCACCATCCGACGTTGCGCCTCGAGGTGTGCGAGACCGGAAGCATCAATGCCTCAGAAGTGAACGACATCATTGCCCTCAACCATATGCGGATGGCCGGCAAGCAGAAAACATCCTACCTGGACGATGCCGAATCACAGCGCCTGCTGCAGCTGGCCAAAACCTGCGGCATGGTTGCGCTGATGCGCATCGACGGGCGCATCTGCGCGGGGGCTATCTGCGCTCGTGTCGGCGACAACTATTTTTCCTATGTCACCGCGCACGACCCGGCCTACGACGACTACCGCCTGGGGACGCTGTGCTGCTACCTGACCATCTGCGAGGCGATCGCGCGCGGCGGACGCGAGTTCCACCTGCTGTGGGGACGCTACCAATACAAGTACTTGCTGGACGGCGTGCAGCGCGACCTGGATCACCTGGATATCTACCGCTCGCGCGCCGATTACCTCCTGCACGGCGCGACGATCCTGGCAAACGCGTGGCATGCCTGGCAGCGGCGGGCGAAATCCTGGCTGCTCGATCCGCGGCGGCAGGATCGGCCGGCATTGCGTGCCGCAATCACATGGCTGCGCCACAAGCACCGCCTTCCGCAGGGCGGATAA
- a CDS encoding cation-translocating P-type ATPase, protein MTTDATDVRGLSGSEAATRLRQSGYNELPSKDRRTVLRIMLEVVREPMFLLLLAAGSVYLALGDRDDALMLLGFVFVSMAITIFQERKTERVLEALRDLSSPRALVIRDGDQIRIPGREVVVGDLLVLEEGDRIAADGELRESHDLLVDESLLTGESFPVEKKAGGNEGKGESGRVFSGSIVTQGGGLARVTAIGAATEIGRIGRALQELETAKSPLQSEIGILVKRFAWIGVAVSGLVFILFGASRQDWFGGLLAGITLAMSMLPEEFTVVLTVFMALGAWRLSRSQVLTRRTPVIETLGAATVLCVDKTGTLTQNRMSVREVIAAGRNWEIAEPAVRPSGAPEPALEDVLEYAVLASESLPFDPMEKAFHRCAAELLPHERVRHDGWEFVHEYPLSSECMAMTHVWRSPGGGNTVATKGAPEAVARLCRLGESESALVLEQVQELASRGMRVLAVARAVHEGQAWPAGPDGFRFEWLGLVGLADPLRPSVPGAVQACRQAGVQVVMITGDYPATAQAIARQAGLPHERIMSGAQLDALSDTELLQAVREHHVYARILPQQKLRLVSAFRANGQVVAMTGDGVNDAPALKAAHIGISMGQRGTDVAREASSLVLLNDDFGSIVEAIRVGRRIYDNLRKAMIYIVAVHLPIAGMSLLPLLFGAPLVLAPVHIVFLEMVINPACSIVFEAEHAERDIMRRPPRRPQERLLDRRTMGLALLYGVGLLAAAAAVYFGAMARGADAAQVRAATFGCLVLGNLSLIVASRSAGHSLLELIRIPNAAQWGVLAGAAFALAAAVYVPALRGMFHFAVPGAATAATSVFAAVAALTWFEVVKRLYRKSAGRA, encoded by the coding sequence ATGACTACTGATGCTACGGATGTACGGGGCCTGTCGGGTTCCGAGGCGGCAACCCGCCTGCGCCAATCCGGCTATAACGAACTGCCATCGAAAGACCGGCGCACGGTGCTGCGCATCATGCTGGAAGTGGTGCGCGAGCCGATGTTCCTGCTCCTGCTGGCGGCAGGTTCGGTTTACCTCGCGCTCGGCGACCGCGACGATGCCTTGATGCTGCTCGGCTTCGTGTTCGTGTCGATGGCCATCACTATCTTCCAGGAACGAAAGACCGAGCGCGTGCTGGAAGCATTGCGCGACTTGTCGAGCCCGCGCGCGCTGGTGATCCGCGACGGCGATCAAATCCGCATTCCGGGCCGCGAAGTGGTGGTCGGCGACCTGCTGGTGCTGGAGGAGGGCGACCGCATCGCCGCCGACGGCGAGCTGCGCGAATCGCATGACCTGCTGGTGGACGAATCGCTTCTCACCGGCGAATCGTTCCCAGTGGAGAAGAAAGCGGGCGGGAACGAGGGCAAAGGCGAGTCGGGCCGGGTCTTCTCCGGCTCGATCGTGACGCAGGGCGGCGGTCTGGCGCGGGTGACGGCCATCGGCGCCGCCACCGAAATCGGCAGGATCGGCCGCGCGCTGCAGGAACTGGAAACGGCGAAAAGCCCGTTGCAGTCCGAAATCGGCATCCTGGTCAAGCGTTTCGCATGGATCGGCGTCGCCGTCTCCGGCCTGGTATTCATCCTGTTCGGCGCCAGCCGGCAGGACTGGTTCGGCGGCTTGCTGGCCGGGATTACGCTGGCAATGTCGATGCTGCCGGAAGAATTCACGGTGGTGCTCACGGTCTTCATGGCGCTCGGCGCATGGCGCCTTTCGCGCAGCCAGGTGCTGACGCGCCGCACGCCCGTGATCGAGACGCTTGGCGCGGCTACCGTACTGTGCGTGGACAAGACCGGCACGCTGACGCAAAACCGCATGTCGGTGCGGGAGGTCATCGCGGCGGGACGCAACTGGGAGATCGCGGAGCCCGCGGTGCGACCATCGGGCGCTCCCGAGCCCGCGCTTGAGGACGTGCTGGAGTACGCAGTGCTGGCCAGCGAAAGCCTGCCGTTCGATCCGATGGAAAAGGCGTTTCACCGCTGCGCGGCCGAACTGCTGCCGCACGAGCGGGTGCGTCACGACGGATGGGAGTTCGTCCACGAGTATCCCCTGAGCAGCGAATGCATGGCGATGACCCACGTATGGCGTTCGCCGGGCGGCGGCAACACCGTCGCCACCAAGGGCGCGCCGGAGGCGGTCGCTCGCCTGTGCCGCCTGGGCGAATCGGAAAGCGCGCTGGTGCTGGAACAGGTGCAGGAGCTGGCTTCGCGCGGCATGCGCGTGCTGGCGGTAGCGCGCGCCGTACATGAAGGACAGGCGTGGCCCGCGGGACCGGATGGATTTCGCTTCGAATGGCTCGGGCTGGTCGGACTGGCCGATCCCCTGCGGCCATCGGTGCCGGGTGCGGTGCAGGCTTGCCGCCAGGCCGGCGTGCAGGTCGTCATGATTACCGGCGACTACCCCGCCACGGCGCAGGCGATCGCCAGGCAGGCAGGGCTGCCGCACGAGCGCATCATGAGCGGAGCGCAGCTCGATGCACTGAGCGATACCGAGCTGCTGCAGGCGGTGCGCGAACATCACGTGTATGCCCGCATCCTGCCCCAGCAGAAGCTGCGTCTGGTGAGTGCCTTCCGGGCCAACGGCCAGGTGGTCGCCATGACCGGCGACGGCGTCAACGACGCCCCGGCGCTCAAGGCGGCGCACATCGGCATCAGCATGGGGCAGCGTGGCACCGACGTTGCGCGCGAGGCGTCGTCGCTGGTGCTGCTCAACGACGACTTCGGCTCGATCGTGGAAGCGATCCGGGTCGGGCGGCGCATCTACGACAACTTGCGCAAGGCGATGATCTATATCGTGGCGGTGCACCTGCCGATCGCCGGCATGAGCCTGCTACCCCTGCTGTTCGGCGCGCCGCTGGTGCTCGCGCCGGTCCATATCGTTTTCCTCGAAATGGTCATCAATCCAGCCTGCTCGATCGTGTTCGAGGCCGAGCATGCGGAGCGCGACATCATGCGACGCCCGCCCAGACGCCCGCAGGAACGGTTGCTGGACCGGCGCACCATGGGCTTGGCGCTGCTGTACGGCGTCGGCCTGCTGGCGGCCGCGGCGGCGGTGTATTTCGGCGCGATGGCGCGCGGCGCAGACGCGGCCCAGGTCCGGGCGGCGACCTTCGGCTGCCTGGTGCTCGGCAACCTCAGCCTGATCGTCGCCAGCCGTTCAGCCGGGCACAGCCTCCTCGAACTGATCCGCATTCCCAATGCCGCGCAATGGGGCGTGCTGGCCGGCGCCGCTTTCGCGCTGGCGGCCGCCGTCTACGTGCCGGCCTTGCGCGGCATGTTTCACTTTGCGGTACCCGGCGCGGCGACGGCGGCGACATCGGTGTTCGCGGCCGTCGCCGCGCTGACGTGGTTTGAAGTCGTCAAGCGGCTGTACCGGAAGTCGGCCGGACGGGCATGA